In one Salvelinus sp. IW2-2015 linkage group LG26, ASM291031v2, whole genome shotgun sequence genomic region, the following are encoded:
- the LOC111952816 gene encoding calcium and integrin-binding protein 1, which produces MGTTASQLRKDLLSEYQELTFLTKQEIILAHKRFSELLSKEDRNIPTPRVSMEKVLSLPELKSNPFRKRICHVFSTSDMKDGSLTFEDFLDLLSAFSDSATLEIKSHYAFRIFDFDDDGTLDGGDLEKLVNCLTGETDDTRLTTEEMRQLISNILEESDIDKDGTVNLSEFQHVISRSPDFVSSFKIVL; this is translated from the exons ATGGGAACAACAGCAAGTCAATTAAGGAAGGATCTGCTCTCAGAATATCAG GAGCTGACGTTTCTTACAAAGCAAGAAATTATTCT GGCACACAAGAGATTCAGTGAACTCCTCTCCAAAGAGGACAGAAACATCCCCACCCCGCGAGTGTCCATGGAGAAAGTCCTTTCACTGCCAGAACTCAAG TCCAACCCTTTCAGAAAAAGGATCTGTCACGTATTCTCAACATCTGATATGAAAGATGGAAGTCTCACCTTTGAGGACTTCCTTGATCTCTTGAGTGCCTTCAGTGATTCAGCTACACTGGAAATCAAGTCCCACTACGCATTCCGCATTTTTG ACTTTGATGATGATGGCACTCTGGATGGTGGGGACCTGGAGAAGCTGGTGAACTGTCTGACTGGTGAGACGGATGACACAAGGCttaccactgaagagatgaggcAGCTCATCAGCAAT ATTCTTGAAGAGTCTGATATAGACAAAGATGGAACTGTGAATCTGTCAGAGTTCCAACACGTCATCTCAAGGTCACCAGATTTCGTCAG TTCTTTTAAGATTGTTCTGTGA
- the gdpgp1 gene encoding GDP-D-glucose phosphorylase 1, with amino-acid sequence MEDGKSPTRFVYCNRDFADHVCWSGCGDRTASMSKFDTTIQAGWTDRMDRGLFRYHLGDLETRILPGPARYVAQLNIQRGIERRQPQEILSIKQNFDTKQFNFNKINPEEVIFEMSKQIEPTSHPXGGGPCKEYGHPCDELCRIMVMVNVSPLEFGHCLLVPEPTQCSPQVLTPAAIQIGIESVLLSSDPGFRVGFNSLGAFASVNHLHLHGYYMNQELNLETASTQPLVPEKGFYRLRDFPIGFMFYAEMEDLEKVVRAISQVTDSLVEGNKAHNLFFTRGCPPGKSDVRARRGVRIVVWPRRSCFGAKDESAFNVALCELAGHLPFKNRHDFEHSTEKDVMAIIQRYLLPDQQFLQLEQQLTAHLQKDI; translated from the coding sequence ATGGAGGACGGCAAATCGCCAACACGTTTCGTCTACTGTAACCGAGATTTTGCTGACCATGTTTGCTGGTCTGGATGTGGTGACCGAACTGCCTCGATGTCTAAATTTGACACGACAATTCAAGCCGGCTGGACTGACAGGATGGACAGAGGGCTGTTCCGTTATCACCTGGGTGACTTGGAGACAAGAATTTTACCTGGKCCGGCTCGGTATGTGGCCCAACTGAATATtcaaagagggatagagagaagacagCCTCAGGAAATATTAAGCATCAAACAAAACTTTGACACCAAGCAGTTYAACTTCAACAAAATCAATCCAGAGGAAGTCATTTTTGAGATGAGTAAGCAAATTGAGCCTACGTCGCACCCCAAMGGTGGGGGCCCCTGTAAAGAATATGGACACCCATGTGATGAACTCTGTAGAATTATGGTGATGGTCAATGTTAGCCCATTGGAATTTGGTCACTGTTTATTAGTTCCAGAGCCCACCCAGTGTTCGCCACAGGTCCTGACCCCCGCTGCCATCCAAATCGGAATCGAATCTGTGCTCCTGAGTTCTGACCCGGGCTTCCGGGTGGGATTCAATAGTCTTGGTGCGTTTGCATCTGTCAATCATCTCCACCTTCATGGATACTACATGAACCAGGAGCTAAACTTAGAAACTGCTTCAACCCAACCCTTAGTGCCGGAAAAGGGATTTTACCGTCTGAGAGACTTCCCYATCGGCTTTATGTTCTACGCTGAAATGGAGGACCTTGAGAAAGTTGTCCGTGCCATTAGTCAGGTCACAGACTCATTGGTGGAGGGSAACAAGGCACACAACCTGTTTTTCACTCGAGGCTGCCCACCTGGGAAGTCTGATGTGCGCGCCAGGCGTGGTGTGCGCATTGTCGTGTGGCCTAGGAGGTCCTGCTTTGGTGCCAAAGATGAATCTGCCTTCAATGTGGCTCTGTGTGAGCTGGCTGGACATTTACCATTCAAGAACAGACATGACTTTGAACACAGCACTGAAAAAGATGTGATGGCCATCATTCAGAGGTATCTGCTGCCTGACCAACAGTTTCTTCAGTTGGAACAGCAACTTACTGCACATTTACAGAAAGACATTTAA